In Alteribacter lacisalsi, a genomic segment contains:
- a CDS encoding ArsB/NhaD family transporter: MALMLTILIFVVSYVFIISEKYNRALVACLGGVAMLFAGVLNLNTAFIEHIDWHTIVLLLSMMILVSITSQSGFFEYVAITLARFVKGKPLPLLLVISTLTAVGSAFLNNVTTVLLIVPIVFTLTKLLRISAIPYLLATILASNIGGTATLIGDPPNLMIGQAVEHLTFNAFLIHLGPVVLFIFLIIMAWVTFLYRGQLHVSKDQRHALMELNPRDYLRDRGLLVKSVLVLALTTAGFLLQPLLHVELTSIAMAGALLLMFLTHEEQQTEEVFQAIEWVTLFFFVGLFMLVGGLKEVGIIDQIAVSIFAYTEGDLPKTAMLILWVSGVLSGFVDNIPFVAAMIPVILEFQELGMTNLDPLWWALALGACLGGNGTLIGASSNVIVAGMAVKAKQPFSYVDFLKIGGPAAIISFVISSFYIYFRYLIHM; the protein is encoded by the coding sequence ATGGCACTGATGCTTACAATTCTGATTTTTGTGGTCAGCTATGTGTTTATCATTAGCGAAAAGTACAACCGTGCGCTGGTTGCCTGTCTTGGAGGCGTGGCAATGCTGTTTGCCGGTGTTTTAAATTTAAATACAGCATTTATTGAGCATATCGACTGGCACACGATTGTGCTCCTGCTTTCCATGATGATTCTTGTGTCGATCACAAGTCAGAGCGGTTTCTTTGAATATGTGGCCATCACGCTCGCCCGCTTTGTAAAAGGTAAGCCGCTGCCCCTTCTGCTTGTCATCTCAACTCTGACTGCAGTTGGATCTGCATTTTTAAATAATGTCACGACCGTCCTCCTGATTGTACCGATCGTATTCACGTTAACAAAGCTCCTTAGAATCTCTGCGATTCCTTATCTTCTGGCAACGATCCTGGCATCAAATATCGGGGGAACGGCAACCCTGATTGGTGATCCGCCTAACCTGATGATCGGCCAGGCGGTGGAACATTTGACATTTAATGCGTTTCTTATTCACCTGGGCCCGGTTGTTCTCTTTATTTTTCTGATCATTATGGCGTGGGTGACGTTTCTATACCGGGGCCAGCTCCATGTTTCTAAAGACCAGAGGCATGCGCTTATGGAATTAAATCCGAGGGATTATCTGAGAGACAGGGGGCTCCTTGTCAAATCCGTCCTTGTCCTAGCGCTTACAACGGCAGGTTTTCTCCTTCAGCCACTGCTTCACGTGGAGCTGACGAGTATTGCCATGGCAGGGGCACTGCTTCTCATGTTTTTGACCCACGAAGAACAGCAGACCGAAGAGGTCTTTCAGGCGATCGAGTGGGTAACCCTCTTTTTCTTTGTTGGGCTGTTTATGCTTGTGGGAGGTCTTAAGGAAGTTGGCATTATCGATCAGATCGCGGTCAGTATTTTTGCCTACACAGAAGGAGATCTGCCGAAAACAGCGATGCTTATTCTCTGGGTATCTGGTGTGCTTTCAGGGTTTGTGGATAATATTCCTTTTGTAGCAGCGATGATTCCGGTCATTCTGGAGTTTCAGGAACTTGGGATGACGAACCTTGATCCACTCTGGTGGGCACTCGCTCTAGGGGCCTGCCTCGGCGGCAACGGTACATTGATCGGGGCAAGCTCAAACGTGATTGTGGCCGGTATGGCTGTAAAGGCAAAGCAGCCGTTCAGCTATGTGGACTTCTTAAAGATCGGCGGACCTGCAGCCATCATTTCATTTGTAATCTCGAGTTTCTATATCTACTT
- a CDS encoding TIGR04086 family membrane protein, producing MAERQLLSSALYGILAILILVLSASLIVSFLLRFTSMEEGSFAWFLILFSFVAMFIGGFISGGKAKRKGWIAGAATAVIYTLVIFLVQFLGYNQMFDMQQTLMHAGYTGSAVLGGILGVNMVGGNNS from the coding sequence ATGGCTGAGCGGCAATTACTATCAAGTGCACTTTACGGCATATTAGCGATTCTCATTCTTGTCCTTTCAGCAAGCCTGATCGTTTCGTTTCTACTGAGATTTACATCCATGGAAGAAGGTTCGTTTGCCTGGTTTCTGATTCTTTTCTCTTTTGTGGCTATGTTTATCGGAGGATTCATTTCCGGGGGGAAAGCGAAGCGCAAGGGGTGGATCGCCGGCGCGGCAACCGCTGTAATCTACACACTGGTTATCTTCCTCGTTCAGTTTCTCGGTTACAACCAGATGTTTGATATGCAGCAGACCCTCATGCACGCAGGCTATACAGGATCGGCGGTTCTTGGCGGGATTCTTGGCGTAAATATGGTTGGCGGAAACAATAGCTGA
- the yajC gene encoding preprotein translocase subunit YajC, with product MDMLGALVPLLLMFAIFYFLLIRPQQKRQKKIQQMHTSLEKGDKIITIGGLHGTIDAIDDDRIIVAVDNGNKLTFDRQAVRDVTNRD from the coding sequence ATGGACATGTTAGGGGCACTCGTACCTTTACTACTTATGTTTGCGATCTTTTATTTTCTTTTGATCCGACCGCAGCAGAAGCGGCAGAAGAAAATTCAGCAGATGCATACCTCTCTTGAAAAGGGAGATAAAATCATCACAATTGGCGGACTTCACGGCACAATTGATGCGATCGATGATGACCGCATTATTGTCGCTGTCGATAACGGCAACAAGCTGACGTTCGACCGCCAGGCGGTTCGTGACGTTACAAATCGCGACTAA
- the tgt gene encoding tRNA guanosine(34) transglycosylase Tgt: protein MAAVTYEHIKTCTQSGARLGRVHTPHGTFETPVFMPVGTLATVKTMSPDELKELGSQIILSNTYHLWLRPGHDIIREAGGLHAFMNWDRPILTDSGGFQVFSLSDMRKITEEGVEFRNHLSGEKLFLSPEGSMEIQNDLGPDIMMAFDECPPYPAEHDYMKASVERTSRWAERCLKAHKRPDEQGLFGIVQGGEYEDLRRQSAEDLVSMDFPGYAIGGLSVGEPKDVMNRALEFTTPLLPDNKPRYLMGVGSPDSLIDGAIRGVDMFDCVLPTRIARNGTCMTSEGRLVVRNAKYARDFRPIDENCDCQVCKNYSRAYIRHLVKCNETFGYRLTSYHNLYFLVNLMENVRQAIRKDRLLDFKEAFFEQYGFNKKDAKNF, encoded by the coding sequence ATGGCAGCAGTAACGTACGAACATATTAAAACGTGCACACAGTCCGGCGCTCGTCTTGGCCGCGTTCACACGCCTCACGGTACGTTTGAAACTCCGGTTTTTATGCCGGTCGGCACATTGGCTACAGTCAAAACAATGAGTCCGGACGAACTAAAGGAGCTTGGTTCGCAGATTATTCTCAGTAACACTTACCATCTCTGGCTCCGCCCGGGTCACGACATTATCAGGGAAGCAGGGGGTCTTCATGCTTTTATGAACTGGGACCGGCCGATTCTGACGGACTCCGGCGGCTTTCAGGTTTTCAGTCTCAGTGACATGCGCAAAATTACAGAAGAAGGCGTGGAATTCAGAAATCACCTGAGCGGGGAGAAACTGTTTCTTTCTCCAGAAGGCTCCATGGAGATTCAGAACGATCTTGGTCCTGATATTATGATGGCGTTTGATGAATGCCCTCCATACCCTGCCGAACACGATTACATGAAGGCTTCGGTTGAGCGGACGAGTCGCTGGGCAGAGCGCTGCCTGAAGGCTCATAAACGGCCTGACGAACAGGGACTGTTCGGGATCGTTCAGGGAGGGGAGTACGAAGATCTCCGCCGTCAGAGTGCGGAGGATCTAGTATCAATGGACTTTCCGGGCTACGCCATCGGCGGACTCAGCGTTGGGGAACCGAAAGACGTAATGAACCGGGCGCTTGAATTTACGACACCGCTTCTCCCGGATAATAAGCCGCGCTACCTGATGGGCGTCGGCTCGCCTGACTCTCTCATCGACGGAGCGATCCGGGGCGTGGATATGTTTGACTGCGTGCTTCCTACCCGTATTGCAAGAAACGGCACTTGCATGACGAGCGAGGGGCGTTTAGTCGTGCGCAACGCAAAATACGCACGGGATTTCCGTCCTATCGATGAAAATTGTGACTGTCAGGTGTGTAAAAACTACTCCCGCGCTTACATTCGCCACCTGGTGAAATGCAACGAAACATTCGGATACAGGCTCACGTCTTACCATAACCTGTACTTCCTTGTAAATCTGATGGAAAATGTCCGTCAGGCGATCCGGAAAGACCGCCTGCTCGATTTCAAAGAGGCGTTTTTTGAACAGTACGGGTTTAATAAGAAAGATGCAAAAAACTTTTAA
- the queA gene encoding tRNA preQ1(34) S-adenosylmethionine ribosyltransferase-isomerase QueA encodes MDVSQFDFTLPEELIAQTPLKDRTRSRLLVLNRRTGETAHRNFKDMLTYLKAGDALVINNTRVIPARLFGIKEETGAKIEVLLLKEKGEYTWEALVKPAKRLKKGTRVSFGDGKLVGICTEELEEGRRDIQFSFDGIFHEVLDELGQMPLPPYIQTQLDEQERYQTVYAKHRGSAAAPTAGLHFTRELLEEAEQKGVEIVNITLHVGLGTFRPVSVEDVESHKMHAEFYQVDEEAAAALERVKAQGGRVIAVGTTSARTLETIARDNGGKLKASSGWTDIFIYPGFEFRALDGLLTNFHLPKSTLVMLVSAFAGRENVMGAYQEAVSQHYRFFSFGDAMLII; translated from the coding sequence ATGGATGTTTCTCAGTTTGATTTTACACTTCCGGAAGAACTGATTGCCCAGACACCGCTGAAGGACCGGACGCGCTCGCGTCTTCTTGTTCTGAACCGGAGAACAGGTGAAACAGCTCACCGGAATTTTAAGGATATGCTTACTTATTTAAAGGCAGGAGACGCACTTGTGATCAATAACACACGCGTCATCCCGGCCCGTCTTTTCGGCATAAAAGAAGAAACCGGAGCGAAAATAGAAGTGCTTCTTTTAAAAGAAAAAGGCGAATATACGTGGGAAGCCCTCGTAAAACCTGCCAAACGACTGAAAAAAGGCACCCGTGTCAGCTTCGGCGACGGAAAGCTTGTTGGGATATGCACGGAAGAGCTCGAAGAAGGTCGTCGTGACATTCAGTTCAGTTTTGACGGAATTTTTCATGAAGTATTGGACGAGCTCGGTCAGATGCCCCTTCCGCCGTACATTCAGACACAATTAGATGAGCAGGAGCGCTATCAGACTGTGTATGCCAAGCACCGGGGATCGGCAGCGGCACCTACAGCTGGTCTGCATTTTACACGTGAACTTCTCGAGGAAGCGGAGCAGAAAGGTGTAGAAATTGTCAACATCACTCTTCACGTGGGACTGGGGACATTCCGTCCTGTCAGCGTTGAGGATGTCGAATCACACAAGATGCACGCAGAATTTTATCAGGTGGATGAAGAAGCGGCAGCCGCGCTTGAACGTGTGAAGGCACAGGGCGGTCGTGTTATTGCTGTCGGTACCACATCAGCACGGACACTTGAAACCATCGCCCGCGACAATGGGGGAAAGCTGAAGGCTTCATCCGGCTGGACCGATATCTTTATTTACCCGGGTTTTGAATTTCGCGCACTTGACGGCCTTCTGACCAATTTTCATCTACCCAAGTCCACTCTCGTCATGCTTGTCAGCGCATTTGCCGGACGAGAGAATGTAATGGGTGCTTATCAGGAGGCTGTGAGTCAACATTACCGGTTCTTCAGTTTCGGCGATGCGATGCTGATTATTTAG
- a CDS encoding DUF2905 domain-containing protein, with translation MSKLLIMIGVVLIVAGLLWQVGGRFINLGKLPGDFLFKSGNTTVYFPLMTSIVISIILSLVLFLFGRFR, from the coding sequence ATATCAAAGCTCCTGATAATGATCGGCGTTGTGCTCATTGTCGCCGGCCTGCTCTGGCAGGTAGGCGGACGTTTTATCAATCTCGGCAAATTGCCGGGGGATTTTCTGTTTAAAAGTGGAAACACCACCGTTTACTTTCCGCTAATGACGTCGATCGTGATCAGTATCATTTTGTCCCTCGTCCTGTTTTTATTTGGACGTTTCAGGTAA
- the ruvB gene encoding Holliday junction branch migration DNA helicase RuvB: protein MEERIVSGETQHEEEWQELSLRPQRLSQYIGQKTVKDNLKVFIEAAKMREECLDHVLLYGPPGLGKTTLASIIANEMGVNLRTTSGPAIERPGDLAAILTSLEPGDVLFIDEIHRLNRSVEEVLYPAMEDFCLDIVIGKGPSARSVRLDLPPFTLVGATTRAGMLSAPLRDRFGVMSRLEFYTHPELSEIVTRTADVMDVIIDMRASGEIARRSRGTPRIANRLLRRVRDFAQVRADGEVTKEITDEALELLQVDQEGLDHIDHKLLKGMIEKFKGGPVGLDTIAATIGEEAHTIEDVYEPYLLQIGFLQRTPRGRMVTHRVYDHFDLEVPGT from the coding sequence ATGGAAGAGCGGATCGTCAGTGGAGAGACGCAGCACGAGGAAGAGTGGCAGGAACTTTCCCTCCGCCCTCAGCGGCTCTCCCAGTATATTGGACAGAAGACGGTCAAAGATAATTTGAAGGTTTTTATCGAGGCAGCAAAAATGCGTGAGGAATGTCTTGATCATGTCCTTCTATACGGCCCTCCCGGACTGGGAAAAACAACGCTTGCTTCAATCATTGCAAACGAAATGGGGGTAAATCTCCGGACAACTTCAGGTCCTGCCATTGAGAGGCCGGGCGATCTCGCGGCTATCCTTACTTCACTTGAGCCGGGAGATGTCCTGTTTATTGATGAGATTCACAGGCTTAACCGCTCTGTGGAAGAGGTTTTGTACCCTGCAATGGAAGACTTCTGTCTTGATATCGTAATTGGAAAGGGACCGTCAGCCCGTTCTGTGAGGCTGGATCTGCCGCCATTTACGCTTGTTGGTGCAACTACCCGTGCAGGGATGCTTTCCGCGCCGCTCAGAGACCGTTTCGGCGTCATGAGCAGGCTTGAGTTTTATACACATCCGGAACTTTCGGAGATTGTGACACGAACAGCTGATGTAATGGACGTGATAATCGACATGCGTGCCAGCGGGGAAATCGCCCGCCGTTCAAGGGGAACGCCGCGTATTGCCAACCGCCTGTTAAGGCGTGTCAGGGATTTCGCCCAGGTGAGGGCAGACGGAGAAGTAACGAAGGAAATCACAGACGAGGCGCTCGAGCTTCTCCAAGTGGATCAGGAAGGCCTCGATCATATCGATCATAAACTGCTGAAAGGTATGATTGAGAAATTTAAAGGCGGTCCTGTCGGGCTTGATACGATCGCAGCTACGATCGGAGAAGAAGCCCATACCATTGAAGACGTATATGAACCATATTTACTTCAGATTGGGTTTTTACAACGGACGCCGAGGGGCAGAATGGTAACACACCGTGTTTACGATCATTTTGACCTGGAGGTGCCCGGCACGTGA
- the ruvA gene encoding Holliday junction branch migration protein RuvA gives MIEFVTGKLSDIDTEYIVIDVNGIGYLVYCANPFSFRKEEGETLTVYTYQHVREDAIKLFGFHNRSERRLFEKLLQVSGIGPKGALAILASGAPERVVQAIEEEDERFLVQFPGVGKKTARQIILDLKGKLPEWMPSLLDKNGDPVPESAFKQQKGNEELDEAVEALRALGYVDREIKRALPKLKDKEMTTDGYIKEALKLMLQV, from the coding sequence GTGATTGAATTTGTTACAGGAAAATTAAGTGATATTGATACAGAATATATTGTTATTGATGTTAATGGGATTGGTTACCTCGTCTACTGTGCTAATCCGTTCAGTTTCCGCAAAGAAGAAGGAGAAACACTGACTGTTTATACATATCAGCATGTCCGTGAAGACGCAATCAAGCTGTTTGGTTTTCACAACCGTAGTGAACGGAGGCTTTTTGAAAAATTGCTGCAGGTTTCAGGCATAGGTCCTAAAGGAGCTCTCGCCATCCTTGCATCCGGGGCACCAGAGCGTGTGGTGCAGGCAATTGAAGAAGAAGACGAGCGGTTCCTGGTCCAGTTTCCCGGTGTCGGCAAAAAAACAGCTCGTCAGATAATTCTCGATCTTAAAGGCAAACTGCCTGAATGGATGCCGTCCCTTCTGGACAAGAACGGCGATCCTGTTCCGGAATCCGCCTTCAAACAGCAGAAAGGCAATGAAGAGTTGGATGAAGCTGTGGAAGCCCTCAGGGCCCTGGGCTATGTTGATCGAGAAATCAAGCGGGCGCTTCCGAAACTCAAGGATAAAGAAATGACAACGGACGGTTATATAAAAGAAGCATTAAAGCTCATGCTTCAGGTGTAA
- a CDS encoding BofC C-terminal domain-containing protein: MIQFNRVILPVIIFLAVCLAGVVPAHSENTSDRSESGAYEVTGPITVEVLLQRVYLDGEISEEIVEEVIWSMEDFWSFYDEWQLVDHNYDQVIFRQEVNDISPLLKLNGYFGLSEDGMLNIYYGKPEENEVIQSFWQINTKELKSHAHTELKRGIPVFSRDQYLDVLQMYEKYAEF, encoded by the coding sequence ATGATACAGTTTAACCGGGTTATTCTTCCGGTCATTATTTTTCTTGCAGTATGCCTGGCTGGTGTTGTACCGGCTCACAGTGAGAATACATCTGACAGATCAGAGAGCGGCGCTTATGAAGTAACAGGGCCGATTACGGTCGAAGTGCTTTTGCAACGCGTATATCTGGACGGGGAAATCAGCGAGGAGATTGTAGAAGAAGTTATCTGGTCAATGGAGGACTTCTGGTCTTTTTATGACGAGTGGCAGCTCGTGGATCACAATTACGATCAGGTTATTTTCAGGCAGGAAGTAAACGATATTTCCCCGCTCCTGAAGCTTAATGGGTACTTTGGTCTGTCAGAGGACGGAATGCTCAATATTTATTATGGAAAGCCGGAAGAAAATGAAGTAATTCAGTCCTTCTGGCAGATTAATACGAAAGAATTAAAAAGTCATGCACACACGGAATTGAAACGAGGAATTCCGGTATTTTCAAGGGATCAATATCTTGATGTGCTGCAGATGTATGAAAAGTATGCTGAGTTTTAA
- a CDS encoding YebC/PmpR family DNA-binding transcriptional regulator, producing the protein MAGHSKWSNIKHRKGRQDAKKAKVFTHISKEIFAAVRESGSDPKTNSKLKAAFAKAKEANMPNENIDRTMKKASGNLDGVTYETITYEGYGPHGSAVYVEALTNNRNRTAAEVRLAFNKNGGSLGESGCVAYMFNRAGLLVFEDPVEAEDLTLAAIDAGAEDVAEYASQIEVITSPENLDSVKGALAAAGFETDDADTAMVPNVKTVLSEEQAEEVLVLIEVLEDNEDVEAVYHNLAPEND; encoded by the coding sequence TTGGCTGGACATTCGAAGTGGTCAAACATAAAACATAGAAAAGGCCGTCAGGATGCAAAAAAAGCGAAAGTCTTTACACATATTTCAAAAGAGATCTTTGCTGCAGTTCGTGAAAGCGGGAGTGACCCGAAAACAAATAGTAAGCTGAAAGCAGCGTTCGCTAAAGCCAAAGAAGCGAACATGCCGAATGAAAATATAGACCGTACTATGAAGAAGGCATCCGGAAATCTGGACGGCGTTACATACGAAACGATTACATACGAAGGATACGGACCTCATGGCTCAGCTGTTTATGTGGAGGCGCTGACAAACAATCGCAATCGCACAGCAGCGGAAGTGAGGCTCGCGTTTAATAAAAATGGAGGCAGCCTCGGGGAGAGCGGCTGCGTAGCCTATATGTTTAACCGCGCAGGGCTGCTCGTTTTTGAGGATCCCGTTGAGGCAGAGGACTTAACCCTTGCGGCGATTGATGCAGGTGCGGAGGATGTGGCAGAATATGCCTCTCAAATTGAGGTGATCACATCCCCTGAAAACCTTGACTCTGTTAAAGGAGCCCTTGCAGCGGCCGGTTTTGAAACAGACGATGCCGATACAGCTATGGTTCCGAACGTTAAAACCGTCCTTTCCGAAGAGCAGGCAGAGGAAGTCCTCGTGCTGATTGAGGTCCTTGAAGATAACGAGGATGTAGAAGCGGTTTACCATAATCTTGCACCTGAAAATGATTAA
- a CDS encoding YhcN/YlaJ family sporulation lipoprotein: MKKWLLSVSAAMMLVAGLTGCGGNMDEGDGDQEGFFTNQSRKYNNYGREDAGFLNRHPGEGATGSYYGQGYGKNRGRETESYGARGSNYGNPMTGYQTRARGAHKGSEFRRQTTGFGDRARMFEPNAQRRNRAMGTNGYGLGRGITGDDRPGMVDGNGILNRFDPRGSRPAGYDNQQRYNMRAKSGRMTGHNYSGYYNGEDGHRARRLANRIERMDNVENCRVIMNGNDVMVGLEASGDSKRTEHNVRKMIGQMNGDYDVYVTTDREHLDTMRAMDDRLRAGEPFEEIGATFTDMANDLGRAVQRPFTRSR, encoded by the coding sequence ATGAAGAAATGGTTACTAAGCGTATCTGCTGCCATGATGCTTGTCGCTGGTTTAACCGGCTGCGGCGGAAACATGGACGAAGGAGATGGCGATCAGGAAGGCTTCTTTACAAACCAGTCACGTAAATATAACAATTACGGACGTGAAGATGCAGGCTTTCTGAACAGACATCCTGGTGAAGGTGCAACCGGCAGTTATTACGGTCAGGGCTACGGGAAAAACCGCGGCCGTGAAACGGAGAGCTACGGTGCACGTGGTTCCAATTACGGCAATCCAATGACCGGATACCAAACTCGAGCCAGAGGAGCACACAAAGGATCTGAATTCCGCAGACAGACAACGGGATTTGGGGATCGTGCCCGTATGTTTGAGCCTAATGCACAAAGACGCAACCGTGCAATGGGAACAAACGGATATGGTCTTGGCAGAGGCATTACAGGTGACGACCGTCCCGGAATGGTTGACGGAAATGGGATCCTGAACCGCTTTGACCCGAGAGGAAGCCGTCCGGCAGGGTATGACAATCAACAGCGTTATAACATGCGTGCCAAATCCGGACGTATGACCGGGCACAACTACTCCGGTTATTATAACGGTGAAGATGGGCATCGGGCACGCCGCCTTGCGAACCGGATCGAAAGAATGGACAACGTTGAAAACTGCCGTGTCATTATGAACGGTAACGATGTCATGGTAGGTCTGGAAGCAAGCGGTGACAGCAAACGTACTGAGCACAATGTCCGCAAGATGATCGGTCAGATGAACGGCGATTATGATGTTTATGTGACAACAGATCGAGAACATCTTGATACCATGCGTGCGATGGATGACCGTCTGCGTGCAGGCGAACCGTTTGAAGAAATCGGCGCTACATTTACAGACATGGCAAATGATCTTGGCCGTGCCGTACAGCGTCCGTTTACTCGGTCACGCTAA
- the safA gene encoding SafA/ExsA family spore coat assembly protein: MKIHIVQKGDTLWKLAQKYGVNFDELKKANNHLSNPDLIMPGMKIKVPSGSVQAKKEQPVVGAAKEMPVAKEAPKEMPKEQPKEAPVEPLAEEPKPVKEAAKPPVKLQQKLNFNFYKQKEEPKKEAPKAAAPPKMPKPKQEPKAAPKQEPKAAPKQEPKAAPKQQPKQVQGMQQPKQQPKAAPKQQPKQQPKMQPKSQVGGQQAKPNQMMGGQVMGAQANQMMGAGAGAVMGTQMQPNQMMPQQQVMGTQMQPNMMMPNQMMPQQVMGAQMQPNMMMPNQMMPQQVMGQQMQPCYYPVSPVMPGCACQQQYGMNGQVMGTQMQPNMMMPQVMGTQMDPNMMMPQVMGTQMDPNMMMPQVMGTQMDPNQMMPNVMGAQMMPNMMMDESIMTNHDELMMDDDFDNDFDMDQLDSMYQPGDMAHMFGDLTEQQFQPGQMQQFMHTPAGAGSYGQGMMRASHPAWPMYYPYQAPNYYPAAVHGEDDEQ; the protein is encoded by the coding sequence GTGAAAATACACATTGTACAGAAAGGCGATACGCTCTGGAAGCTGGCTCAGAAATACGGCGTAAACTTCGATGAGTTGAAAAAAGCCAACAATCATTTGAGCAATCCTGATCTGATTATGCCTGGAATGAAGATCAAAGTTCCTTCCGGCAGTGTGCAGGCAAAGAAAGAACAGCCGGTTGTTGGTGCTGCTAAGGAAATGCCGGTGGCAAAAGAGGCGCCTAAGGAAATGCCGAAAGAGCAGCCTAAAGAAGCGCCAGTGGAGCCTCTTGCAGAAGAGCCTAAACCGGTAAAAGAAGCTGCTAAGCCTCCTGTTAAGCTTCAGCAGAAGTTAAACTTTAACTTTTACAAGCAAAAAGAAGAGCCGAAGAAGGAAGCACCTAAAGCGGCAGCACCTCCAAAAATGCCGAAGCCTAAGCAGGAACCAAAAGCGGCACCAAAGCAAGAGCCAAAGGCGGCGCCGAAACAGGAACCGAAAGCGGCACCAAAGCAGCAGCCGAAGCAGGTTCAGGGGATGCAGCAGCCAAAACAGCAGCCCAAAGCAGCACCGAAACAGCAGCCGAAGCAGCAGCCTAAAATGCAGCCTAAATCCCAGGTCGGCGGTCAGCAGGCGAAACCGAACCAGATGATGGGCGGGCAAGTCATGGGTGCACAGGCGAACCAGATGATGGGAGCGGGTGCAGGTGCTGTTATGGGTACGCAAATGCAGCCAAATCAAATGATGCCTCAGCAGCAGGTTATGGGTACGCAAATGCAGCCGAACATGATGATGCCAAATCAGATGATGCCGCAGCAGGTCATGGGTGCTCAAATGCAGCCAAACATGATGATGCCAAACCAGATGATGCCGCAGCAGGTGATGGGACAGCAGATGCAACCGTGCTATTATCCAGTCAGCCCTGTTATGCCAGGGTGTGCCTGTCAGCAGCAGTACGGTATGAATGGTCAGGTCATGGGTACGCAGATGCAGCCAAACATGATGATGCCTCAGGTTATGGGTACTCAGATGGATCCGAATATGATGATGCCTCAAGTTATGGGTACTCAGATGGATCCGAATATGATGATGCCTCAGGTTATGGGTACTCAAATGGACCCGAACCAAATGATGCCAAACGTTATGGGCGCGCAGATGATGCCGAACATGATGATGGATGAGAGTATAATGACCAACCATGATGAACTAATGATGGATGACGATTTTGATAATGACTTCGATATGGATCAGCTGGATAGTATGTACCAGCCTGGGGACATGGCGCACATGTTCGGTGACCTGACGGAGCAGCAGTTTCAGCCTGGACAGATGCAGCAGTTTATGCATACACCGGCTGGGGCTGGTTCCTATGGCCAAGGTATGATGCGGGCATCACATCCGGCATGGCCAATGTATTATCCGTATCAGGCACCTAACTATTACCCTGCCGCTGTTCATGGAGAAGACGACGAGCAGTAA
- the pheA gene encoding prephenate dehydratase — protein sequence MKVGYLGPAGSFTHTAVRALYPDAVLKDYKSIPDTIDAVKNEETDAALVPLENTIEGSVNLTLDYLIHHERLPIIKELTIPIRQHLLVHPLLKDSWQDKVKVIFSHPHAISQCHLFIREHMPHARVEYAGSTAAAAEYASSHPDEAVAAIANAGAAELYGLHTASNDINDYVNNHTRFVALGKNQGTTLAELKELKGTGSKTTVVITLPEDHSGALHQVLSAFAWRRLNLTKIESRPMKTGLGNYLFIIDISREMDDVLLPGAIKEIEALGCGVSILGSYPCFLLEEKKPFPE from the coding sequence ATGAAGGTTGGCTACTTGGGGCCTGCGGGCTCGTTTACTCACACGGCCGTCCGGGCACTATATCCGGACGCCGTTCTTAAGGATTATAAATCAATTCCCGATACAATTGACGCTGTTAAAAATGAGGAAACAGATGCTGCACTGGTTCCACTCGAAAATACAATCGAAGGCTCTGTGAATTTGACGCTTGATTATCTGATTCATCACGAGCGGCTTCCGATTATTAAAGAACTTACCATTCCAATCCGTCAGCACTTGCTTGTGCATCCTCTGCTGAAAGACAGCTGGCAAGATAAAGTGAAGGTGATTTTTTCCCATCCGCACGCCATTTCACAGTGTCACTTGTTCATCAGAGAACACATGCCGCATGCAAGGGTTGAATACGCTGGATCCACTGCGGCGGCTGCTGAATACGCATCTTCACACCCTGATGAAGCTGTGGCAGCCATTGCGAATGCCGGAGCTGCCGAACTGTATGGTCTCCACACGGCAAGTAATGATATTAATGATTATGTGAATAACCACACGCGCTTCGTTGCCCTCGGTAAAAATCAGGGCACAACATTGGCAGAGCTAAAGGAGCTTAAAGGAACTGGTTCAAAAACAACCGTTGTGATCACGCTCCCTGAAGATCATTCTGGAGCATTGCATCAGGTTCTTTCGGCTTTTGCCTGGCGTCGACTAAACCTTACAAAAATTGAATCCAGGCCGATGAAAACAGGTCTTGGCAACTATCTTTTTATTATCGACATCAGCAGAGAAATGGATGATGTGCTTCTTCCCGGGGCTATAAAGGAAATAGAAGCGCTCGGATGCGGCGTTTCCATTCTCGGCAGCTATCCATGTTTTTTACTTGAAGAAAAGAAACCCTTTCCTGAATAA